The Mytilus galloprovincialis chromosome 4, xbMytGall1.hap1.1, whole genome shotgun sequence genome contains a region encoding:
- the LOC143071851 gene encoding ubiquitin-like domain-containing CTD phosphatase 1 isoform X1, whose amino-acid sequence MAGEDIHKSCLVVKWSGNEYSVNVDDSFTVLDLKKEIKNVTGVLPERQKIMGMKFKGKPPDDTVLLTDMKLKPNTKLMMMGTREEELVDIKKRTEKLPLQVGRIFLRILGKLPRQDKVKEPPPDLPEVINDFDIEEDEIAIENREEYLAKIERRVKDYKIEFMNEPRPGKKLLVLDIDYTLFDHRSVAEQFNELIRPFLHEFLQSAYEHYDIVIWSATSMKWIEVKMKELGCTSNPNYKLCFMLDSSAMISVHTPKYGVIEVKPLGVIWGKYKQWNASNTIMFDDIRRNFIMNPKTGLRIRAFREAHMNRHKDTELLKLSKYLKDISNVEDFTELNHKYWERYRPKRKHDKTESDDAV is encoded by the exons ATGGCGGGAGAAGACATACACAAATCCTGTCTGGTTGTTAAATGGAGTGGAAATGAGTACAGTGTTAATGTAGACGACAGTTTTACTGTGTTAGacttaaagaaagaaataaaaaatgtgaCCGGGGTTTTACCTGAAAGACAAAAAATAATGGGCATGAAATTTAAAG gaAAGCCACCAGATGATACTGTCTTACTGACAGATATGAAATTGAAACCTAACACAAAATTAATGATGATGGGGACAAGAGAAGAGGAACTT GTGGACATCAAGAAACGGACAGAGAAATTGCCACTTCAGGTGGGCAGAATATTTCTCAGGATTCTAGGGAAATTGCCACGTCAG gaTAAAGTGAAAGAACCTCCCCCAGACTTGCCAGAAGTTATAAATGACTTTGATATTGAAGAAGATGAAATTGCTATAGAGAACAG AGAAGAATATTTAGCAAAGATTGAAAGAAGAGTAAAAgattataaaattgaatttatgAATGAACCAAGACCAGGGAAAAAGCTCTTAGTTTTAGACATAGATTACACATTGTTTG ATCACAGATCTGTGGCTGAACAATTTAATGAGTTGATCAGACCGTTTTTACATGAGTTTTTACAGTCTGCTTATGAGCATTATGATATTGTTATATGGT CTGCAACATCCATGAAATGGATTGAAGTGAAAATGAAAGAGCTGGGTTGTACTAGTAATCCTAattataaactatgttttatgttAGACTCGTCAGCAATGATAAGTGTACACACACCAAAATATGGAGTCATAGAG GTAAAGCCATTAGGTGTTATATGGGGCAAATATAAGCAATGGAATGCATCCAACACTATAATGTTTGATGATATCAGAAGAAATTTTATAATGAATCCTAAAACAGGACTCAGA ATTAGAGCTTTTAGAGAGGCACATATGAATCGACACAAAGACACAGagcttttaaaattatcaaaatatctaaaagataTCTCAAATGTAGAAGATTTTACAGAATTAAACCACAAATATTGGGAAAG ATACAGACCCAAGAGAAAGCATGATAAAACAGAGTCTGATGATGCTGTATGA
- the LOC143071851 gene encoding ubiquitin-like domain-containing CTD phosphatase 1 isoform X2 translates to MAGEDIHKSCLVVKWSGNEYSVNVDDSFTVLDLKKEIKNVTGVLPERQKIMGMKFKGKPPDDTVLLTDMKLKPNTKLMMMGTREEELDKVKEPPPDLPEVINDFDIEEDEIAIENREEYLAKIERRVKDYKIEFMNEPRPGKKLLVLDIDYTLFDHRSVAEQFNELIRPFLHEFLQSAYEHYDIVIWSATSMKWIEVKMKELGCTSNPNYKLCFMLDSSAMISVHTPKYGVIEVKPLGVIWGKYKQWNASNTIMFDDIRRNFIMNPKTGLRIRAFREAHMNRHKDTELLKLSKYLKDISNVEDFTELNHKYWERYRPKRKHDKTESDDAV, encoded by the exons ATGGCGGGAGAAGACATACACAAATCCTGTCTGGTTGTTAAATGGAGTGGAAATGAGTACAGTGTTAATGTAGACGACAGTTTTACTGTGTTAGacttaaagaaagaaataaaaaatgtgaCCGGGGTTTTACCTGAAAGACAAAAAATAATGGGCATGAAATTTAAAG gaAAGCCACCAGATGATACTGTCTTACTGACAGATATGAAATTGAAACCTAACACAAAATTAATGATGATGGGGACAAGAGAAGAGGAACTT gaTAAAGTGAAAGAACCTCCCCCAGACTTGCCAGAAGTTATAAATGACTTTGATATTGAAGAAGATGAAATTGCTATAGAGAACAG AGAAGAATATTTAGCAAAGATTGAAAGAAGAGTAAAAgattataaaattgaatttatgAATGAACCAAGACCAGGGAAAAAGCTCTTAGTTTTAGACATAGATTACACATTGTTTG ATCACAGATCTGTGGCTGAACAATTTAATGAGTTGATCAGACCGTTTTTACATGAGTTTTTACAGTCTGCTTATGAGCATTATGATATTGTTATATGGT CTGCAACATCCATGAAATGGATTGAAGTGAAAATGAAAGAGCTGGGTTGTACTAGTAATCCTAattataaactatgttttatgttAGACTCGTCAGCAATGATAAGTGTACACACACCAAAATATGGAGTCATAGAG GTAAAGCCATTAGGTGTTATATGGGGCAAATATAAGCAATGGAATGCATCCAACACTATAATGTTTGATGATATCAGAAGAAATTTTATAATGAATCCTAAAACAGGACTCAGA ATTAGAGCTTTTAGAGAGGCACATATGAATCGACACAAAGACACAGagcttttaaaattatcaaaatatctaaaagataTCTCAAATGTAGAAGATTTTACAGAATTAAACCACAAATATTGGGAAAG ATACAGACCCAAGAGAAAGCATGATAAAACAGAGTCTGATGATGCTGTATGA